Below is a genomic region from Rosa chinensis cultivar Old Blush chromosome 5, RchiOBHm-V2, whole genome shotgun sequence.
GATCCCGTACGTTCTTTACGGCTTGAATTAATGCCTTCTCTCTTTCCTGAGAAGAATTGTGGAGACCCCAATAAACTTTGTAATAACTGTTTAAGTAAATCaaaattgcagagagaattgatgggagaattgtagtagtattattgataataggagcctatatatagggatttacagagtacacaaaaggtaatagaatccgaacataactaggaaatccagaaccttctcctattacaactctaggactaaaccctagtttgaagagacacacatgatgtcgacttccttcaacactcccccttgtgccgttcaatcttggtgatgacgctttgatcgttgcctcattaaaaaccttgccaggtaacaaaaaccctgtgggacaaaaataaccctggtcgaaggacaaaaagagcacaacatgtccttcactcttcgagatcgaacatgtagacatcatacctccccctgatgtcaatatctccccctgtttgctacaatcatgggagttcggataatttttCTCAATCTgttgctcttcacatgtttctcgaaggtggatttaggtaacgactttgTGAATAAGTCctctacattatcctctgatcggatttgattcacttcaatctttagaagtgattaatgttgttgctgattgtaacagaacttaggcgatatatgcttggtgttgttgcccttgatgaaacctaatttcatttgctcaattcataaatgcatgtaggttcatctatgatagacttcaaaccacaagctcctcgaatgtgtctaattacagaccttagccatatgcattcacgcacgggtttatgtagagcaataatctctgcatgatttgaggaagtagcaacaagggtctactttgtagacctccaagatattgcagtgcttcccatggtaaagacataacctatttgggagtgacctttgtgagggtcagagagataccccgCATCAGTAAAactcatcaagacatcgttgtcattttgatggaggggaggaggagaacgtcGGCCACCATGGACGGCGGCCCCGACGTCTACatcacggaaggtggcgttttgccttgtggggtccgatcccacacttccgtcatttcttttctccctgtagggatagaacaagccaaTATCTATCatacattttaagtaacgaaagattgtttttgtaccagtccaatggcgttgcattggcgcagggctacatctagctaacaagttcataaaAAATGAGGTGTCcagtcttgtattgtgttaagtacaataatgcgcctattgcacttaggtaagacacttctgccaattaacacgtctttgtcatcatccctgggacgtagcgtatccctcttagggtcaagactacggacgaccatgggagtgcttctttgactttatcaaaatgcaaagcatttattgacacggtatacaagttctaaatctagacaaaaccgtgttctcccaaggtacttcatctcaaactcgaatttcaggtgttcagcggtttcccttaactctaaagggttccaattatgtttatcaacataaaccttggcaattgcaaatccaaaacttgtcatgaaaacgcaggggcataattcatcatatcccttcccaatcaagtagtcactttagtgagcgtttcaccctcattgcaaacgcgctccgtggtcaagagccacttgatttggataAATGAAGTACACAAGatccttcattatattccgtatctagatccccatagagatatgtaatgaccacattcgtaagctgtatgttcagttattcggaaactactaaattgacaaggtagtggagtacaataacatccattacgagagaatatgtcttctcgtagtcgattccaggttgttttgtgagaagccttgctccataaggcgacattatcatatctttttctcatcacgctatctaacgaagacctattaatgtcaataggttttatgttaggaggtgttggcatctcaggcccgaaatccttcctcttcgttagtgaatttaattcaacctggatcgcatctttccatttaggaaaattttctctacgttggcattcttcaacggagtaaggttcgatgtcattggtctcaataattccacgtcttcatgtacactagtgtaattcatagagatctgtatattctcaggaattggttctaacattgaggcgtcccccaacgatgtctcttggacataaccacaatccagaatattcttatgagactgattttgagtatcaatgatcaatggatcaagttgtgccaaactcactctcttcctagggcgagaatgcatcgaacctatgggtctcctacgctctctagcggaacccatggcctatgccgccattatgccaccttcgTGGCGTCACCATatcaccatccatggtagtggtgccgtaCCCATCTCCTCTAGGTgtcaccatgtcctcttgtggggacatcaatccttgcagacatgtttgtagcaggtatatgtgatctcgtcacttttaggggatcaagatgagacatagtagggacagatcacgacaattcctgtcgttcctgttgaacattgacgttctaatctccccctaacgatgggaagactgtctcatcaaagtgacaattcgcaaatccagcgaaaaagagatcgtctgtcaagggttctacatattGGACTTATGATTGGAGacttatgtccaacacaaatatatatatgcattcgttgcaatgactcatgttgatgcgctatggcggtgcaattggcacataaaccgcacactcaaatatgcataagtacgagatattagactcgaacccagtcactagctgtaacacaaataaaagttgagtggctgctatgagtcgtagacgaattagcatagctgcatgcgatattgcataacccaagcggaaatattggtgcgaaTTACTAAAGTCtaggctaccatcgtagtcttttaatggtggcttttccgcgagaccaattggatgtgtacatgggaatatgatacttgatatcaatacccaatgatatgcaatagtcatcgaaaattttcgatataaactctctagcattatcaagccaaattgactgaatgggatgatctgggtagtgagcccgtagccatatgttctgggctaggagttcatcataagcagcattactaGTGGGCGCTAACACGATACGTGACTAGCGTGTCCGCACATCAACCAACATCTAAACAGTCCGCACGTTGGTTGAATCGGTTCACtgaatccccttggattctttatAAGAATGGAAATATTTCCGTTGGGTTCTTTgcgtaggatggtctcgatcctaattttgctaaagagcaggctttgtaaaacgaacgatgggccttagaagcaaccaaggaagaatttggttgagccacgaagtcacaatgaactttagaagtagaaaaatggGCCAAGGAGGcattggtggcgtcaaagccctctttgggccgcagggggtaggcggcgctggCCATTGATGACCGGTTGTGCATAGGAATGGCGCCGTGTGGAACATGTGCCCTTCCTTGGACCGAATTTCggtttttacttcttttcgttttgaaaaatggatgtccatgtgaagtctttaatatacggatcatcatatcatgacttgGGTATCCccaacggtcgtgccaaagcctatatgtgtcagaatcccataagtcatctctcatgacatggctGGATTCAGTGatgcgaatagtggttgcatacaacccactagagcgacacataagtttctctaatactcatttatgtccgtagtcattagaggtgatgcaaaggaactcttgtccattctcacaatgtgtttccacatgaaaatcattggctcttatatctttgaaataataaagttcgaattaaagtatgtccaagacatgaaataaaagaatcaacactttattaatagccaatgattacatcaaagtttcttaaccaaagtctaatccaaaataaaaatcaaacttagacaaatcgtagtcactcaatccgtttggtaactccaatcaaatatgaccagggaagtagagagagatgtcggtggagcgaggctctcttaagtaccactaatctcaatcactttcctagacatcatacttcattggatgcgccacttgagaaagagttaatacaaaattgtcatttattgattaaggcataattgccattacataattcttggaaaaaataaaggactattcaaaataaaaatatgccgcattttgtcttcatcgccagatttaaagtctttttgaactcgatgtcttgatcaccattgatcaagtactccataaaacataatgtaaaggatgctctcttgattgaggcgTATTGACGCAATATAAATTGTCCCTAGGACCAttggcgttggaatagtgcatgttaccatggccaaaagtggtgccatggtgtccaacccccaaccctcaacgtcatgactccttTGGTCATGTATTTGCCAACTTTGGCAATTACCTTCATGAGCATGTTGATCATATCATCCATGGCGACTTCTTCTAGCCATTGAATGGTGCTCATGGTAGCCATCTTGAGGCATACCATATTTTCCATTCACAAAATTCGTGGTTGTGCCTTTCAACACATGCCATAGCTCCAATTAGCTGATGGAaatttgtgatccgtcttgcgtttacatgagtccggaataaatcaaaggacctcatagcatagacagggaaggtattgagggttttctcaatcaattgttcttctgcCATAGTTTTTCACAAGCATGCATCAATGAtctaatggagagagcttccgaacaatattccataactctgtcaaagttagagaagcagagataattccatcatgcttctaagTTCGGAAAATTGTGAATGCTGTTAAAACATTCACGAAGCGCTACCCAAAGGTTtctagcgctatcctcattcatgtactcaaactggagtgcCATCtccatgtggcgcttcatcaggataagtgccctggaattatctatctcagtttgtgagtcttgagcggttcctttaGAACAGGGCTCTTGGATTATAGGCAATAAATATCTCTTGCccgtagaatccaatggagtaaaattgagctcgttcaagtttgatatccaaaaaggagaaacaagaacggattagtttcagagtcaatgcttccacaaaaactaatattaagatttccgagccttaatgctaccaagaaatcgattttcaagaaatttggattagactgaaacaataatgtttaatatggtcaaaaATAGATGCTTGCGGACACTCTTAGTCTGAATATTATGAagactcttagttcattgattacgaacgctcttagttcgtttagcgtgaatccccaaaattccgcttattaaataatcgaactcaTGTTCATATATTGCAAatcctgcagcaaataaagaaatttaaaagacaagaaagcaggaactttaatctttaaaacttgttgaaattgggAGCAGATTCTCTTCTAAACatctcccacttcgaatggtgtacaggtctcaaaacgactccaatagggctgaaatttggaggttagatagaagagacagagacgaacaactttgatgaaggaaggattttgatctgaggtcctgaTCAAGActtttcggggcgtgcaaacaggctgatctgcacaagaACAAGTGTGCTATTGtgttgcaggggcagcaggagtGCGATGATGCTGCAAGGGCAGTAGGcggcacacgggtgctcaagggctgcaggggcagcgcgGGAATCAGGGCTGCGACGTTGTAGACTAGCACGGCTAGGGCTTGCAGCAGTTTTTGGTGAAGCGGTTTTcgggttttgattttcttttagggctagggttagggctcgtgctgataacgtgtttaagtaaattgaaattgcagagagaattgatgggagaattgtagtagtattattgataatagaagccctatatatagggatttacagagtacacaaaaggtaatagaatccgaacataTCTAGAAAATCCataaccttctcctattacaactctaggactaaaccctagtttgaagaggcacacaagatgtcgacttccttcaacaGAGACCACAATTTTTAACGGAGACCACAATTTTCAAGTCCTTGGCCATGAGTACAAAGCCTTCTACTTTTGCATTTTACGACGATCCCGTACGTTCTTTACGGCTTGAATTAATGCCTTCTCTCTTTCCTGAGAAGAATTGTGGAGACCCCAATAAACTTTGTAATTAGTGGAGACCACAATTTTCAAGTCCTTGGCCATGAGTACAAAGCCTTCTACTTTTGCATGGCATTTCACATTCACTTCGGAGATTGGAAGGTTGCTAAATAAGGGAAGATTCTGTTGTGATGCTATAACCCAACTCAGAAGTTGATCGTCTCCGTAAAATCCACCTTTCTGAAGAAAACTGAAACCTGTTTTTCGGTTTCCATTTTGGCTAGTGCTACTACTATCAGTAGCGCCCGCCGCCTGGTATGTCCATATTAAGCCTTCTATGATGAAGAGAATGCGATCAAGTGGTTCTCCTTCTTGGAAAACAAAGCTATTATCCTGATAGACCACTGGCTTCAGACAATCGCAGATCGGTTTCAAAGCTTCATCTTTCAGAGTTCTAAGCTTTGGCACCTATATAGAACACACAATAAGAGTGTTATTCTCTGAGTCTTTGACTTGTAATCCAAGGATCAAAATCCTTCTGTTATTTAGTACTTTCGTTTAATATACAATATGTAAAAAAAGATTGGAGATTGGAGATTGGAGCTTGGTACGTACCTTGCTCAGCATTTCCATGCAAAGAGATTGTTTAAGATGTTTCCGAGATTGCACGGGAAGAATAGAGAAGATGTTCTCTATATTTGCATCTTGTATTTCTTCCcactttttttttgtatgtACTCTGATGGCTTCCATCATATCTGTCTTGAGATCATTGCTTCTCATCCACATTTGTATATCTAGCTCttttgatttgaatttttttcttctctcctcgGAATTCGCAGTTTTCATCGAAATAAATGTCTGTTTCAAGATAAGCAAGCTTCATCAgagtatatatcatcaaataAGTGAACAGTTTAACCTTATGATCTACAAACCACTTCACACAATTGGATGAACCAGGCCTGGAGTTAAAGGAATTTGAAAACCAACCTGTACTTTTCCAATGAGATATAAGAATAATAGCAGGCCAATGATTGAAATCAGAATTGCAAAGCAGTTTTCCCACACATAAGTACTTGTTTGCAAATTTGTGCCAAAATTACTGCGAGAGAATAAGAATATAAATTAAGGACCAAGCAACAAGTACTGTCGTTCTCTGTTGCGAGCAGTTAAGGATATTATATTTCCCGAAGACATATTACTACTTTTCAAGCTTGGTAGTCTATAGAATGGTTTTTGTGCTATGATCATTGTGGAATGTGAAAATTACTCAAATATTAACTTCTTTTGTGGTATATTTTGA
It encodes:
- the LOC112202285 gene encoding cyclic nucleotide-gated ion channel 1, which codes for MMSNLEKTRKSPYITRVLVDPLFFYLPIIDGKRKCIGMDTILRNVTLIFRSLTDIGFMVNIIHKICEAVNKTRADCLKNIEKMTAEERNRGVSGNKFAKSLARNLSWHTILIDFLAVLPIPQVIIVAVRSSRCLDKRKILNFLLLAQYLPRVYRMRHSSIQLRPRTGIWVKCSFYFFLYILASHVLGAFWYYFSIQQETSCWHQACKKHGGVKCNFYCHENMTSRDLTFINSIDKYCLVDVPANETAPFDFGIFLDSLKNNNTASIQFPKKFFYSYWWGVRNLSNFGTNLQTSTYVWENCFAILISIIGLLLFLYLIGKVQTFISMKTANSEERRKKFKSKELDIQMWMRSNDLKTDMMEAIRVHTKKKWEEIQDANIENIFSILPVQSRKHLKQSLCMEMLSKVPKLRTLKDEALKPICDCLKPVVYQDNSFVFQEGEPLDRILFIIEGLIWTYQAAGATDSSSTSQNGNRKTGFSFLQKGGFYGDDQLLSWVIASQQNLPLFSNLPISEVNVKCHAKVEGFVLMAKDLKIVVSTNYKVYWGLHNSSQEREKALIQAVKNVRDRRKMQK